A stretch of the Polluticoccus soli genome encodes the following:
- a CDS encoding SIR2 family NAD-dependent protein deacylase, with protein MGSKKKLVVLSGAGVSAESGLRTFRDSDGLWEGYNIEDVATPRAWRRDPQLVLDFYNMRRANVRDAQPNAAHRVLAELEEHFDVHIVTQNIDDLHERAGSTKVLHLHGEIFKMRSERNEALVYPIREDIKLGDLADDGAQLRPHIVWFEEPVPMIDNAIPIMHEADVFVLVGTSLAVYPAAGLVDYVKPEVNKYVLDKNIPPVSRYRNIIPIEKPATEGAAELKRILLESL; from the coding sequence ATGGGATCAAAAAAGAAGCTTGTTGTATTATCAGGTGCTGGTGTTAGTGCCGAAAGCGGGCTCAGAACTTTCAGGGACAGTGATGGTCTCTGGGAGGGGTATAATATTGAGGACGTAGCCACACCACGTGCATGGCGTCGTGATCCGCAGCTGGTGCTCGACTTCTACAACATGCGTCGCGCTAATGTGCGGGATGCACAACCCAATGCTGCACATAGGGTATTGGCCGAGCTGGAAGAGCATTTCGACGTACACATAGTTACTCAGAATATTGACGACTTGCACGAACGCGCTGGTTCTACCAAAGTGCTGCACCTGCATGGCGAGATATTCAAGATGCGCAGTGAACGGAATGAAGCGCTCGTTTATCCTATCCGTGAAGATATCAAACTAGGTGACCTTGCCGACGATGGAGCGCAGCTACGACCACATATTGTTTGGTTCGAAGAGCCGGTGCCAATGATAGACAATGCCATTCCCATTATGCACGAGGCTGATGTCTTCGTGCTGGTAGGCACATCACTGGCTGTATATCCCGCAGCGGGGTTGGTTGATTATGTGAAGCCTGAAGTAAACAAGTACGTGCTGGACAAGAACATTCCACCTGTCAGCAGGTACCGGAACATTATTCCCATCGAGAAACCGGCGACTGAGGGTGCTGCTGAGCTGAAAAGAATCTTGCTCGAAAGTTTGTAG
- the carA gene encoding glutamine-hydrolyzing carbamoyl-phosphate synthase small subunit, with translation MPATQPVNSPAWLLLEDGTLFKGKSFGAQGTSGGEICFNTGMTGYQEVFTDPSYTGQVLIMNNAYVGNYGVKKEDVESDSVKIKGLICKNISHRYSRMTADDGLEEYLQKNNIVAIYDVDTRSLVQHIREKGAMNCIISTEVSDLEGLKGELSKVPDMAGLELSSEISTKEPYNYGNPDAKLRIAVLDYGVKKHILECMAQRGAYLKVFPAKTPYTTLEEFKPHGIFVSNGPGDPASMDYAVKTVKDILASGKPMFGICLGHQLLARANDIPTFKMHHGHRGLNHPVKNLITGRSEITTQNHGFGVDPEAAKNADHIEITHVNLNDGSIEGIRVKGKPAFSVQYHPESTPGPHDSRYLFDDFIKLIEENI, from the coding sequence ATGCCTGCTACGCAACCTGTTAATAGTCCCGCCTGGCTGCTGTTGGAAGACGGTACGCTGTTCAAAGGAAAATCATTTGGAGCACAAGGAACCAGTGGAGGAGAGATATGTTTTAATACCGGTATGACTGGTTACCAGGAGGTATTTACAGACCCTTCGTACACAGGCCAGGTGCTGATCATGAACAACGCCTACGTGGGCAATTACGGGGTGAAGAAAGAGGACGTAGAAAGTGATTCCGTAAAGATCAAAGGCTTGATCTGCAAGAACATATCTCACCGTTACAGCCGCATGACGGCCGACGACGGGCTGGAAGAATACCTGCAGAAGAATAACATTGTAGCTATATATGATGTAGATACCCGCTCGCTGGTGCAGCACATCCGCGAGAAAGGGGCGATGAACTGCATCATCAGCACTGAGGTGTCTGACCTGGAAGGACTTAAAGGAGAACTTTCAAAGGTTCCCGATATGGCCGGCCTGGAGCTGAGCTCAGAGATCTCTACTAAAGAACCATATAACTACGGTAACCCTGATGCGAAACTCCGCATTGCCGTACTTGACTACGGTGTGAAGAAACACATCCTCGAATGCATGGCACAGCGCGGTGCATACCTCAAGGTATTCCCGGCTAAAACACCTTATACAACGCTTGAAGAGTTCAAGCCACACGGCATCTTCGTATCAAACGGTCCCGGCGATCCGGCTTCGATGGATTATGCGGTGAAAACCGTTAAAGACATCCTGGCATCCGGCAAGCCAATGTTCGGTATCTGCCTGGGTCACCAGCTGCTGGCCCGCGCTAACGACATCCCGACCTTTAAAATGCACCACGGTCACCGCGGTCTTAACCACCCGGTGAAAAACCTGATAACTGGCAGATCGGAGATCACCACCCAGAACCACGGTTTTGGTGTAGACCCTGAAGCTGCTAAGAATGCCGACCATATCGAGATCACTCACGTTAACCTGAACGACGGTTCTATCGAGGGTATCCGCGTAAAAGGCAAACCTGCTTTCTCGGTACAATACCACCCCGAGAGCACTCCTGGTCCGCACGATTCACGTTACCTGTTTGATGATTTCATCAAACTGATAGAAGAGAATATTTAA
- a CDS encoding cation diffusion facilitator family transporter codes for MTIRLQRYIAILSVVLFLAKLLAWYLTNSVTILTDALESTVNVIAGFIGLYSVTLAAKPRDMDHPYGHGKIEFVSAAVEGSLIFIAGLMIIYQAIGQMIHPKPLQKLDIGIYLTAATGVVNFLVGTYAVSVGKQNRSLTVEAAGNHLRTDAYSTLGIVIGLALLLFTGWQWLDSAVAVGFAIMILVTGYRLMRRSMAGIMDEADSALLQQVVKVMQENRKAQWIDLHNLRVILYGDVMHIDAHMTLPWYHQVTDAEREIHAVEELIQTTFGNRVEVFIHIDACMPYQCKLCAVPECPHRHHGLEKPLVWTVDNVLVDSKHGKDTA; via the coding sequence GTGACGATACGCCTGCAGCGATATATAGCCATTCTTTCGGTAGTGCTTTTCCTGGCTAAACTGCTGGCCTGGTACCTTACCAATTCAGTAACTATTCTTACAGATGCGCTGGAAAGTACAGTGAATGTCATTGCCGGTTTTATTGGCCTCTACAGCGTCACACTGGCCGCTAAACCGCGGGATATGGATCATCCCTACGGACATGGCAAGATAGAGTTTGTATCGGCGGCTGTTGAAGGCTCGCTCATCTTCATTGCCGGGCTTATGATCATCTACCAGGCCATCGGGCAGATGATACATCCCAAACCTCTTCAAAAGCTGGACATTGGTATCTACCTGACGGCTGCTACAGGTGTGGTAAACTTCCTGGTGGGCACATATGCTGTGTCTGTTGGAAAACAGAACCGGTCTTTGACCGTAGAGGCAGCGGGTAATCATTTGCGTACCGATGCTTATTCTACATTAGGTATAGTGATCGGTCTTGCACTCCTCCTGTTTACCGGCTGGCAATGGTTGGATAGTGCTGTAGCGGTGGGCTTTGCTATTATGATATTGGTGACCGGTTATAGACTTATGCGCAGGTCGATGGCGGGTATTATGGATGAAGCTGACTCAGCCTTGCTGCAGCAAGTAGTTAAAGTAATGCAGGAAAACCGCAAAGCCCAATGGATAGATCTGCACAATCTGCGTGTTATACTGTATGGTGATGTGATGCACATTGATGCACACATGACGCTGCCCTGGTACCACCAGGTGACAGATGCCGAGCGTGAGATACATGCAGTAGAAGAACTGATACAGACAACATTCGGCAACAGGGTGGAGGTATTCATTCATATAGACGCCTGCATGCCTTATCAGTGCAAACTATGTGCAGTGCCTGAATGTCCACATCGCCATCATGGTTTAGAAAAGCCACTAGTGTGGACGGTTGATAATGTATTGGTGGATTCAAAACACGGGAAAGACACAGCCTAA
- a CDS encoding PorP/SprF family type IX secretion system membrane protein: MKKYIVVAVLSLSGVKALAQDIHFSQFYETSILRNPALTGIFSGDYKAGVNYRQQWSNISVPFTTVMATAESRILVNRDVGDYLSYGVAASYDKAGSINFKSTQIYPAINFNKAIEDDHNSYLSVGFTAGYIQRSVDLTRATYASQYSGTAYIPGSSSGENVSSTVIRNYDLGSGLSFNSTTGPNNSLIYYVGVAGYHITKPKHTFNGSDKLVRLNTKWTANMGFSWAINDEYGLTGHLNYVRQLPYQETMFGALVNWKSVFRYTGKPFVAYAGLFVRTGDAIIPTLKVDYDRYYFVASYDINTSGLRPASEGAGGMELSVFVRGVWPKTRYYETRCPAFEQMLPSTFSDY; the protein is encoded by the coding sequence ATTGTTGTGGCAGTGTTATCGCTGAGTGGTGTAAAGGCTTTAGCCCAGGATATTCACTTTTCACAGTTTTACGAAACATCTATTCTTCGCAATCCCGCACTCACGGGCATTTTTAGCGGAGATTATAAAGCTGGTGTCAACTACAGGCAACAGTGGAGTAATATCTCCGTGCCGTTCACAACCGTAATGGCTACGGCCGAAAGCCGTATACTGGTCAACCGCGACGTGGGTGACTACCTGAGCTATGGAGTGGCGGCGAGTTACGACAAAGCCGGGAGTATCAATTTCAAAAGCACCCAGATATATCCTGCTATCAACTTCAACAAAGCCATTGAAGATGACCATAACTCTTACCTCTCGGTAGGCTTTACCGCTGGCTATATACAACGTTCTGTCGATTTGACACGCGCCACCTATGCCAGCCAGTATTCTGGTACTGCCTACATACCGGGAAGCTCCAGCGGCGAGAATGTGAGCAGCACCGTTATTCGCAACTACGATCTTGGTAGTGGATTAAGCTTCAATAGTACTACGGGCCCCAATAACTCGCTTATTTATTATGTAGGTGTGGCTGGTTATCACATTACCAAACCCAAACATACCTTCAACGGTTCCGATAAGCTCGTTCGTCTCAATACCAAATGGACGGCCAACATGGGTTTCTCGTGGGCTATAAATGATGAATACGGGCTGACAGGACATTTAAATTACGTACGCCAGCTGCCATACCAGGAAACGATGTTTGGCGCTTTAGTCAACTGGAAAAGTGTTTTCCGATATACCGGCAAGCCTTTTGTGGCGTATGCAGGACTTTTTGTTCGCACAGGGGACGCGATCATCCCAACACTGAAAGTGGATTATGACAGGTATTATTTCGTAGCGTCGTACGATATAAATACATCAGGTCTGCGGCCAGCCAGTGAGGGTGCTGGCGGTATGGAGCTTTCTGTGTTTGTAAGGGGAGTGTGGCCTAAGACCAGGTATTATGAAACCCGTTGCCCTGCATTTGAGCAGATGCTGCCATCTACATTTAGCGATTATTAA
- a CDS encoding GNAT family N-acetyltransferase: protein MLTIKPIESLTKTELDQLRSVILEYGDHMYIDLALIAGKQRFAYEMLDFPGGRYVKPEGAFFLALYAGQPAGCIGVKRYDAESCEMKRMYVKPEFRKLGIGIELCRVAIDVAKDYGYSSMLLDTNKEMPAAISIYDKFGFKEIPAYCENENPNPVYYRYDLC, encoded by the coding sequence ATGCTTACGATCAAACCTATCGAATCACTAACGAAAACTGAGCTAGACCAGCTGAGGTCTGTTATCCTTGAGTATGGCGATCACATGTACATCGACCTTGCACTTATTGCCGGAAAGCAGCGGTTTGCATATGAAATGCTTGATTTCCCGGGAGGACGGTATGTCAAGCCTGAAGGTGCGTTCTTCCTGGCTCTCTACGCAGGCCAGCCTGCAGGTTGCATCGGTGTCAAACGCTACGATGCAGAAAGCTGCGAAATGAAACGGATGTATGTAAAGCCAGAGTTTCGCAAATTGGGTATTGGGATAGAACTTTGCCGCGTAGCCATCGATGTCGCCAAAGATTATGGATATTCTTCGATGCTGCTGGACACCAATAAAGAAATGCCCGCTGCAATTTCTATTTACGACAAGTTCGGTTTCAAAGAAATACCTGCGTATTGCGAAAACGAGAATCCCAACCCGGTGTATTATCGCTACGACCTGTGCTAG
- a CDS encoding NAD-dependent epimerase/dehydratase family protein, which produces MKQEKILIMGAGGQIGVELAMALRKLYGTNNVIATDIREAHPLLDGAGPYYTLDAMDANATLDLVKKEGITQIYLLAALLSATGEKNPKMAWDINMRSLLQVLDLGVQEKLTKIYWPSSIAVFGPTTPRSETPQKTVVEPRTVYGVSKYAGELWCQYYNQRWGLDVRSIRYPGLISWKSEPGGGTTDYAVDIYHKALEDGKYTCFLSENTYLPMMYMDDAIRGTIELMEAPVEQMKSRMAYNLSAMSFSPKEIAAAIQKHIPDFTIDYAPDFRQAIADGWPQSIDDTAARQDWGWKHEFDLDKMTADMLMHLKEKKMLDVKL; this is translated from the coding sequence ATGAAGCAAGAAAAGATCCTGATAATGGGTGCCGGTGGGCAGATTGGTGTAGAGCTGGCAATGGCCCTGAGGAAGCTTTATGGAACCAATAATGTTATAGCTACAGATATACGTGAGGCACACCCGCTTTTGGATGGTGCCGGACCCTATTATACACTCGATGCGATGGATGCTAATGCCACGCTCGACCTGGTAAAGAAAGAAGGAATCACCCAAATATACCTGCTGGCAGCCCTGCTGTCGGCAACAGGGGAGAAAAACCCTAAGATGGCCTGGGACATCAACATGCGCAGCCTGCTGCAAGTGCTTGACCTGGGTGTGCAGGAGAAACTGACCAAGATATACTGGCCTAGCTCGATAGCTGTTTTTGGTCCAACTACCCCAAGAAGCGAGACCCCACAGAAGACGGTTGTTGAACCAAGGACTGTTTATGGTGTGAGCAAATATGCCGGCGAATTGTGGTGCCAGTACTACAACCAGCGCTGGGGATTGGACGTGCGTAGCATCCGCTACCCGGGTCTCATCAGCTGGAAATCTGAACCCGGCGGCGGCACAACTGATTATGCAGTAGATATTTATCACAAAGCACTTGAAGACGGAAAGTATACCTGCTTCCTGTCTGAGAATACTTACCTGCCCATGATGTATATGGATGACGCGATCCGCGGCACCATAGAACTGATGGAAGCACCGGTAGAACAAATGAAATCGCGCATGGCTTACAACCTGTCGGCCATGAGCTTCTCACCTAAAGAGATAGCAGCAGCTATCCAAAAACACATTCCTGATTTTACCATCGACTATGCACCCGACTTCCGCCAGGCAATTGCCGACGGCTGGCCGCAAAGCATAGATGATACAGCTGCCCGCCAGGATTGGGGTTGGAAGCATGAATTCGATCTCGACAAGATGACAGCTGACATGCTGATGCATCTGAAAGAGAAGAAAATGCTCGATGTGAAGCTGTAA
- a CDS encoding VOC family protein yields the protein MEPYFDQPFYVGFNVAGYELGLQPAEIAPVYGDSTTTYWGVEDVHAMYKKLVDAGATSFEEPMDVGEGIVVAAVRDPWGNPFGIIYNPHFKL from the coding sequence ATCGAACCTTATTTTGATCAACCTTTTTATGTCGGCTTCAACGTTGCAGGCTATGAACTGGGCTTGCAACCGGCAGAGATTGCCCCAGTTTATGGCGACAGCACAACCACCTATTGGGGCGTTGAAGACGTGCACGCTATGTACAAAAAGCTGGTGGACGCGGGCGCAACCTCTTTTGAAGAACCGATGGATGTAGGCGAGGGGATTGTGGTAGCTGCCGTGAGAGATCCATGGGGCAACCCGTTCGGGATCATTTACAATCCGCATTTCAAGCTATAA
- a CDS encoding NADP-dependent isocitrate dehydrogenase translates to MAKIKVANPVVELDGDEMTRIIWKFIKDKLILPYIEVDIKYYDLGVEYRDQTNDQVTVDAANAIKEYGVGIKCATITPDEARVKEFNLKQMWKSPNGTIRNILDGTVFREPIVINNIPRLVTNWDAPIIVGRHAFGDQYRATDFVTKGKGKLTIKFEGENGEVIEHEVYNFKGDGVALAMYNTDESIRGFARACFNMALQKKWPLYLSSKNTILKKYDGRFKDIFEEVYQNEFKADFDKNNLVYEHRLIDDMVASALKWNGNFVWACKNYDGDVQSDTVAQGFGSLGLMTSVLITPDGKTMEAEAAHGTVTRHYREHQKGRPTSTNPIASIFAWTRGLAFRGKLDGNQELIDFCQALEDVCIETVESGKMTKDLAVCVHGNKVEHGRDYLYTEEFLDALDENLKKKLNK, encoded by the coding sequence ATGGCTAAGATCAAAGTTGCAAATCCGGTTGTTGAACTGGATGGTGATGAGATGACACGTATCATCTGGAAATTCATTAAAGACAAACTGATCCTTCCTTATATAGAAGTCGACATTAAATATTACGATCTGGGTGTTGAGTACCGCGATCAAACCAACGACCAGGTGACTGTTGACGCTGCTAACGCGATCAAAGAATATGGTGTAGGTATCAAATGCGCCACCATCACTCCTGATGAAGCTCGTGTAAAAGAGTTCAACCTGAAACAAATGTGGAAGAGCCCTAACGGGACTATCCGTAACATTCTTGACGGTACAGTATTCCGTGAGCCGATCGTTATCAACAATATTCCACGCCTGGTTACCAACTGGGATGCGCCTATCATCGTAGGCCGCCACGCTTTCGGCGACCAGTACCGTGCTACCGATTTCGTAACAAAAGGAAAAGGTAAGCTCACCATCAAATTTGAAGGCGAGAACGGCGAAGTGATCGAGCATGAAGTGTACAACTTCAAAGGCGACGGCGTAGCTCTGGCTATGTACAACACAGACGAGTCTATCCGTGGTTTTGCCCGTGCCTGCTTCAACATGGCGCTGCAAAAGAAATGGCCTCTGTACCTGTCGAGCAAGAACACCATTCTGAAGAAATACGATGGCCGTTTCAAAGACATCTTTGAGGAGGTTTATCAAAACGAATTCAAAGCTGATTTCGATAAAAACAACCTGGTGTACGAACACCGCCTGATAGATGACATGGTAGCGAGCGCGCTGAAATGGAACGGCAACTTCGTATGGGCTTGTAAGAACTACGATGGCGACGTACAAAGCGATACAGTAGCACAAGGTTTCGGTTCACTGGGCCTGATGACCTCTGTACTGATCACCCCTGATGGTAAAACCATGGAAGCCGAAGCAGCACACGGTACCGTTACCCGCCACTACCGCGAGCACCAAAAAGGTCGTCCTACATCTACTAACCCGATCGCGTCTATCTTCGCTTGGACACGCGGCCTGGCCTTCCGCGGTAAGCTGGATGGCAACCAGGAACTGATCGACTTCTGCCAGGCACTGGAAGACGTTTGTATCGAAACAGTGGAAAGCGGCAAGATGACCAAAGACCTTGCAGTTTGCGTGCACGGCAATAAAGTGGAGCATGGTAGAGACTACCTGTACACCGAAGAATTCCTGGATGCACTGGATGAAAATCTGAAGAAAAAACTGAATAAATAG
- a CDS encoding menaquinone biosynthetic enzyme MqnA/MqnD family protein has translation MGAKIKVAAVSYLNTKPLLYGIERSSVMDDIELVSDYPAKIAKSLQDGDVDVALLPVAVIPQITNAHIICDYGIAADGNVASVAIFSQVPMEEIQTVYLDYQSRTSVRLAQLLLEKYWKRQVEFKPATENYIDYINGTTAGVIIGDRALKQLTNFEYIYDLATGWKEYTGLPFVFAAWVANKELPQDFIDRFNEANAVGLAHIDDIVAEIPFPYYDLHKYYTENIHYRLDGRKREGLEEFLSLIR, from the coding sequence TTGGGCGCCAAAATAAAAGTTGCAGCAGTAAGTTATTTGAATACAAAGCCTTTGTTGTATGGTATAGAGCGGAGTTCGGTGATGGATGATATTGAGTTGGTGTCTGACTATCCCGCCAAAATAGCAAAGAGCCTGCAGGATGGCGACGTTGATGTGGCCTTGCTTCCGGTAGCGGTAATACCCCAGATCACGAATGCACACATCATATGCGACTACGGTATAGCAGCAGATGGCAACGTAGCCTCGGTAGCAATATTCAGCCAGGTGCCGATGGAAGAGATACAAACAGTGTATCTCGACTATCAATCACGTACCTCGGTGAGGTTGGCCCAGCTACTGTTAGAAAAGTATTGGAAAAGGCAGGTAGAGTTCAAACCGGCAACGGAGAATTACATCGACTATATCAACGGAACCACAGCTGGTGTCATCATTGGTGACAGGGCACTGAAGCAGCTGACCAATTTTGAATACATCTACGATCTCGCCACCGGGTGGAAAGAATATACAGGATTACCATTCGTATTTGCTGCCTGGGTAGCTAATAAGGAGTTGCCGCAGGATTTTATAGACCGGTTTAACGAGGCAAATGCTGTAGGATTGGCGCATATTGACGACATAGTGGCCGAAATACCGTTCCCATATTACGACTTGCATAAATACTATACGGAGAATATCCACTATCGCCTGGATGGACGTAAGAGGGAAGGGCTGGAGGAATTCCTGTCCCTTATTCGATAG
- the ftsY gene encoding signal recognition particle-docking protein FtsY: MGLFDKLFKRNKEQQEQKEALDEGLKKTKEGFFSKITKAIAGKDTVDEEVLDQLEEALVSADVGIDTTIAIIKNIEDRVAKDKYLGTSQLNRILQEEIMAILTESPSSEFERFDIPAGKKPYVVLVVGVNGVGKTTTIGKLAHNYKKNGKSVLLGAADTFRAAAVDQLTIWSDRVGVPIVKKDMGSDPSSVAYDAVESAIARNSDVVIIDTAGRLHNKSHLMEELSKIRRVIAKKIPDAPHEVILVLDGSTGQNALEQAKHFTAATDVTALAITKLDGTAKGGVVLAIANQFKIPVKYIGVGERMEDLQIFNKAEFVDSLFNLEEAN; the protein is encoded by the coding sequence ATGGGATTATTTGATAAGTTATTTAAACGCAATAAAGAGCAGCAGGAGCAAAAAGAAGCCCTTGACGAAGGACTGAAAAAGACGAAAGAAGGCTTCTTTTCGAAGATCACGAAAGCCATTGCGGGTAAAGACACTGTAGACGAAGAAGTACTGGACCAACTGGAAGAAGCATTAGTGAGTGCGGACGTTGGAATCGATACTACTATCGCCATTATTAAGAACATTGAAGACCGTGTAGCAAAGGACAAATACCTGGGCACCTCACAACTCAACCGCATACTGCAGGAAGAGATCATGGCGATCCTTACCGAAAGTCCGTCGAGCGAGTTTGAAAGATTTGATATACCTGCTGGCAAAAAGCCGTATGTGGTACTGGTGGTCGGCGTGAACGGTGTTGGTAAAACAACGACCATTGGTAAGCTGGCGCATAATTATAAGAAGAACGGCAAATCTGTATTACTTGGCGCGGCCGATACCTTCAGAGCTGCAGCTGTTGACCAGCTGACGATATGGAGCGATCGCGTAGGCGTGCCCATAGTAAAGAAAGACATGGGCAGCGACCCAAGCTCAGTAGCATACGATGCGGTGGAAAGTGCAATAGCCAGGAATAGCGATGTAGTGATCATAGACACGGCGGGCCGTCTGCACAACAAGAGCCACCTGATGGAGGAGCTGAGTAAGATACGTCGTGTAATAGCTAAGAAGATACCCGATGCTCCACATGAAGTAATTCTTGTACTGGATGGTAGCACAGGTCAAAATGCTCTTGAGCAAGCCAAACATTTTACTGCAGCTACTGATGTAACAGCACTGGCCATAACTAAACTTGACGGCACGGCCAAAGGCGGCGTTGTACTGGCTATAGCCAACCAGTTCAAAATACCTGTTAAGTATATAGGCGTAGGTGAAAGAATGGAAGACCTGCAGATCTTCAACAAAGCTGAATTCGTGGACAGCCTCTTCAACCTGGAAGAAGCCAACTAA
- a CDS encoding aminopeptidase P N-terminal domain-containing protein, whose amino-acid sequence MYFTTSDIQARRKKLEARWNEQLAGDEAVLVYSGEPIQKPGGLDQTYPFLTHPAYFWLTGRRRESEVVLYNKNTGWVEFQKEIGPDEAVWEGDRHDLLVNDRGQSRSELDSFLANNKFSNVYKLGQALAPVEGKAFELRTSLDRERRKKDAAEVRLFQQLAEIAKHGYEKIAQVIRPGVTEREIQVAYEGEILTRGAHGVPYETIVGAGTNSAILHAIPTHRKVNEGEYVLIDAGAEIYDYCVDITRMYHSTNNPTQQHKDLYQLVLKAHAECIAMSKRGVMWRDVHLHAARVTTEGLLGLGLLKGNLDTLLEKEVSSVFFPHGVGHLVGLRVRDAGQEENINPKMYAGARLRVDIELEAGHFITVEPGCYFISALLDSENVRSKFANEINWDEVNKWKHIGGVRIEDDILITANGNDNLTIGVEKTDVYN is encoded by the coding sequence ATGTACTTTACTACAAGCGATATACAAGCCCGCCGCAAAAAACTGGAGGCAAGATGGAACGAACAACTGGCAGGTGATGAAGCCGTGCTGGTGTATTCTGGAGAACCTATTCAGAAACCAGGCGGATTGGATCAAACCTACCCATTTCTAACGCACCCGGCATACTTCTGGCTGACGGGTCGCCGCCGCGAGAGCGAAGTGGTACTATACAATAAGAACACCGGCTGGGTAGAATTCCAGAAAGAGATAGGCCCTGACGAAGCTGTATGGGAAGGCGATCGTCACGATCTGCTGGTAAATGATAGGGGCCAGTCAAGGAGTGAACTGGATAGCTTCCTTGCTAACAATAAATTCTCGAACGTTTATAAACTGGGCCAGGCTTTGGCGCCTGTAGAAGGCAAGGCATTTGAGCTGCGCACATCACTAGACAGGGAACGCAGGAAAAAGGATGCTGCTGAAGTAAGATTATTCCAGCAGCTGGCCGAAATAGCTAAGCATGGCTATGAGAAAATAGCACAAGTGATCCGTCCGGGCGTAACTGAACGCGAGATCCAGGTGGCCTACGAAGGCGAGATACTCACCCGTGGTGCGCACGGTGTACCGTATGAAACAATTGTAGGTGCAGGTACTAACTCGGCTATCCTGCATGCCATACCAACACACAGAAAAGTAAACGAAGGAGAATACGTACTTATAGACGCCGGTGCCGAGATATATGATTACTGCGTGGACATTACACGTATGTACCACTCAACCAACAATCCAACCCAACAGCATAAAGACCTTTACCAGCTGGTATTGAAGGCGCACGCCGAATGCATCGCTATGTCGAAACGGGGTGTGATGTGGCGTGACGTGCATTTGCATGCTGCACGGGTAACAACTGAAGGTCTGTTGGGTCTTGGTCTACTGAAAGGCAACCTTGATACGCTGCTGGAGAAAGAAGTGAGTTCAGTATTCTTCCCGCACGGCGTGGGTCACCTGGTAGGTCTGCGCGTGCGCGATGCGGGCCAGGAAGAAAACATCAACCCGAAAATGTATGCAGGCGCAAGACTGCGCGTAGATATAGAATTGGAAGCAGGTCATTTCATCACGGTAGAACCTGGCTGCTATTTTATCTCCGCACTGCTCGATAGCGAGAACGTGCGCAGCAAGTTTGCCAACGAGATCAACTGGGATGAAGTGAACAAATGGAAGCATATTGGCGGTGTGCGTATAGAGGATGACATCCTCATAACCGCTAATGGCAATGATAACTTGACTATAGGAGTTGAAAAGACAGACGTGTATAACTAA
- the rnhA gene encoding ribonuclease HI: MSTQLIIYTDGAARGNPGPGGYGVVLNWAGKIKELSQGFRLTTNNRMELMAVVEGLKALSRDGLDIVIYSDSSYVVNSVEKGWVFDWVKKGFKDKKNPDLWKEFLLYYKRHRIKFVWVKGHADNPWNNRCDQLATAAADSRHWLVDEGYEREKNGGML, from the coding sequence ATGTCGACACAACTGATAATTTATACTGATGGGGCTGCACGCGGCAACCCGGGTCCGGGGGGATATGGCGTAGTACTGAACTGGGCAGGCAAGATCAAAGAACTGTCGCAAGGTTTTAGACTGACCACCAACAACCGCATGGAGCTAATGGCCGTTGTTGAAGGGTTGAAAGCTTTATCAAGAGATGGGCTTGACATTGTCATATACAGTGATTCGAGTTACGTGGTCAATTCGGTAGAAAAAGGCTGGGTATTCGACTGGGTAAAGAAAGGCTTTAAGGATAAAAAGAATCCGGACCTTTGGAAGGAGTTTCTCCTATACTACAAACGCCACCGCATCAAATTCGTATGGGTAAAAGGCCATGCCGACAATCCATGGAACAACCGTTGTGACCAACTTGCCACTGCCGCGGCCGACAGTCGTCACTGGCTGGTAGATGAAGGCTATGAACGTGAAAAGAACGGCGGTATGCTTTAG